From the Nocardia fluminea genome, the window GTTCATCGCGGTCGGGATCGCCGCGGTGATCACCCGCAGCTTCGTGTCGTCGTCGGTGCCGCTGCTGGTGTGGTTCGTGGTCGGCGTGGCCGCGGTGACCCTGTTCGGGTTCACCCCGGGCCAGTACTTCATGAGACTGCGGGTGCTGCGCATCGACGCTCCGGTGGCGGTGGGATTCGTGCGCGCGCTGGCCAGGCAGGTACTGCTGGTGTTCGTGGTGCCCGCGCTGTTCACCGACGCCGACGGCCGGGGCATGCACGACCGGGCCACCGGGACGGCACTGGTCAACGCTCGCTGAGCTGTTCGTCCCGCTCGTCCGCGCGCGCGGCCATACGATCGGGCCGTGTCACTGAATCCGGCCTTACTGGCCGTGCGTTTCCTGCTCGAACTGATCGCCATCACCTCGTTCGGAGTGCTCGGCTGGCGAGCCTTCGATTCGCCATGGCGGTATCTGCTCGTCGTCGTGCTGCCGGTCGCCGCGGCGGTGCTGTGGGGAACGTT encodes:
- a CDS encoding RDD family protein, producing MARITGTWLSGSPGEPGDSDISGYPGELYGLPREGAGSLAPTWRRVVALFIDWFIAVGIAAVITRSFVSSSVPLLVWFVVGVAAVTLFGFTPGQYFMRLRVLRIDAPVAVGFVRALARQVLLVFVVPALFTDADGRGMHDRATGTALVNAR